One Osmerus eperlanus chromosome 24, fOsmEpe2.1, whole genome shotgun sequence DNA window includes the following coding sequences:
- the ppp1r2 gene encoding protein phosphatase inhibitor 2 — protein sequence MAAPRPIKGILKNKNSGANVKSAPEVPVENVEQAELGLLEDDQQKKSQKWDEMNILATYHPADKDYGLMKIDEPSTPYNRMAGEEDDEGALSDSDGNAVAVDDLATKLAAAEGTDPRFMREEEEEEDSSEEEEEELSPEDQVKKQQFQMMRKMHYNEGLNIKLARQLIASELEEEEEDEDEEMRDDTETEDINVDPPQDADSLDS from the exons ATGGCAGCTCCCCGACCAATAAAAGGTATTCTGAAGAACAAGAACAGCGGGGCAAATGTCAAATCTGCCCCAGAAGTGCCGGTTGAGAACGTAGAACAAGCGGAATTGGGACTTCTGGAGGATGATCAACA GAAGAAGTCGCAGAAATGGGACGAGATGAACATCTTGGCCACGTACCACCCGGCAGATAAGGACTACGGGCTGATGAAGATCGATGAGCCCAGCACCCCCTACAACAG GATGGCAGGGGAAGAGGATGACGAGGGGGCACTGAGCGACTCGGACGGCAACGCGGTCGCCGTGGACGACCTGGCGACAAA GTTGGCAGCGGCAGAGGGAACAGACCCACGCTtcatgagggaggaggaagaggaggaggatagcagtgaggaagaggaggaagagctcAGCCCAGAGGAccaag tgaAAAAGCAGCAGTTCCAAATGATGAGGAAGATGCACTACAACGAAGGGCTCAATATCAAGCTGGCCCGGCAACTCATCGCcagcgagctggaggaggaggaggaggatgaggacgaaGAGATGAGGGACGACACTGAAACAGAGGACATCAACGTCGACCCCCCGCAAGACG CTGATTCGCTGGATTCCTAG
- the LOC134011164 gene encoding protein ANKUB1-like has translation MRVFIAFEGSCEPFDVLPDQTIGTMKQMVKDYFHVQLSDDKQVRHFLVLSYAGATLQDTWTLIDVGVTPGSAIRCLIKKEDKPVVRVLHGVTGETMSIMSTVFLLSSSVAKIKSLVSLKCDLPVGAFRLSTPSGVQLYDCNQLHDYAIEVGATLRLDTWDGWAEFLRGCLMGHKTTVQGHLSKERPVMRFQLRVALYVAASLGHLDLADWVLERGVRSEEPVGVHPYRQWCHQTAHPDATKCPVHVASERGQLLILKLFISSSVLTLSCRNSHGQDPLQIAIRHGHKECVLHLVTKLCSVMSLPGLSLPMRLYLQIKRWVGLGHRRVTTRRGKGQWGPLRARVGDMVLVDGFTHPKMSSKPKRRVVRARRDVRPKASQYLTPNSCFTPASHLHPMTAFKGSRLQLPKLPLMSAGQANVKRMGVKRMHGEKVLEVAEDKVLDEVLDESSSQWKSRVPLPPVSRDTNPRPLFISASPNSSQILTNSLESFSRHCGRTPRENAIYCLAMASAFTERPWLQQLDVARTLARRSVQNMSYKTDPLL, from the exons ATGAGGGTCTTCATCGCCTTTGAAGGGTCCTGTGAGCCTTTCGATGTCCTTCCAGACCAGACCATAGGAACCATGAAGCAGATGGTCAAG GATTACTTCCATGTGCAACTGTCAGATGACAAGCAGGTACGGCACTTTCTGGTGCTGAGCTACGCTGGGGCTACCCTGCAGGACACCTGGACCCTAATCGACGTGGGCGTCACGCCTGGCAGTGCCATCCGATGCCTGATAAAG AAAGAAGACAAGCCTGTGGTGCGAGTGTTGCATGGGGTGACAGGGGAGACCATGTCCATAATGAGCACAGTGTTTCTCCTGTCTTCATCTGTGGCTAAGATCAAGTCTCTGGTCTCCCTCAAATGTGACCTCCCTGTGGGTGCTTTTAGACTGAGCACGCCCAGTGGTGTTCAACTCTACGACTGCAACCAGCTTCACGACTATGCCATCGAAGTGG GAGCCACGCTTCGATTGGATACCTGGGATGGGTGGGCGGAGTTCCTGCGAGGCTGCCTCATGGGTCACAAAACGACCGTCCAGGGCCATCTTTCAAAAGAGAGACCAGTGATGAG GTTTCAACTGCGGGTGGCGCTCTATGTGGCTGCCTCTCTGGGCCACTTAGACCTAGCTGACtgggtgctggagagaggagtgcGTTCTGAGGAGCCAGTGGGGGTTCACCCTTACCGCCAATGGTGCCACCAAACCGCCCATCCTGACGCCACCAAATGCCCCGTGCACGTCGCGAGCGAGCGGGGCCAGCTCCTCATCCTCAAGCTCTTCATCAGCAGCAGCGTTCTGACCCTGTCTTGCCGGAATTCTCACGGCCAAGACCCTTTGCAGATCGCCATTCGCCATGGACACAAAGAATGCGTACTCCACCTGGTCACCAAGCTATGCTCAGTGATGTCGTTGCCTGGTTTGTCCCTTCCCATGCGACTGTACCTCCAGATTAAGcgctgggtggggctggggcacaGGAGGGTAACCACCAGACGAGGCAAGGGTCAATGGGGCCCGTTAAGAGCCAGGGTGGGGGACATGGTTCTTGTGGATGGCTTTACCCACCCCAAGATGTCTTCCAAGCCTAAGAGAAGGGTGGTCAGGGCCAGAAGGGACGTGAGACCTAAAGCCTCGCAATATCTGACCCCCAACAGCTGTTTCACACCTGCATCCCACCTTCATCCTATGACAGCCTTTAAAGGTTCACGACTCCAACTACCCAAGCTGCCTTTGATGAGTGCTGGTCAAGCCAATGTGAAGAGAATGGGGGTGAAGAGGATGCATGGAGAAAAGGTATTGGAGGTAGCAGAAGATAAAGTATTGGATGAGGTTCTGGATGAGAGCAGTAGCCAATGGAAGAGCCGAGTCCCACTCCCGCCCGTCTCCCGAGATACCAATCCCAGGCCTCTGTTCATCTCTGCCTCTCCAAACTCCTCCCAAATCCTCACCAACTCACTGGAGTCTTTCTCTCGCCACTGTGGCCGAACTCCCAGAGAAAATGCCATATACTGCTTGGCGATGGCCAG TGCCTTTACGGAAAGACCATGGCTACAGCAGCTTGATGTAGCTCGGACTCTGGCCAGGAGGAGTGTCCAGAATATGAGCTATAAAACAGACCCTCTATTGTAA